The Deltaproteobacteria bacterium genome contains the following window.
GAAGAAGCATCTTCAGATGGTTCTGGAACAGATAGAGAGGAGGAAGAAGCAGGGTACCTGGACGGAAGATTAAAGGGCTCAGATGAAACACAAAAGCATTGTCCTTGCCGTTGTACTATTTTGCATAGCAGGGTGTGCCTATCACGGTGTGTACGGCCCACCATCGGGGGAGGAGAGGGAAGCCAGGGCGATTTCGGTGAAGAAACCTCCCCGCCTGGTTCTCATAAGGGGGGTGGGCGTGTACTATGCGCCCGATGCCAAGGACGACATATTTTTCTACGGGGGAACCTGGTATTACTACTCAGGCATTGACTGGTATTTGAGCCAGTCCTATAAGGGCCCCTGGGAAAAAACCCTGCAGGGGAGCCTTCCCCCGGTGATGTTCAGAGTGCCTCCCGAAAAGTTCAAGACCGTTCCTCCCGACTGGGGGGAAGTTTACCGGGCCGGATGAGGCGCAGGGGAAGGGCCTCTCTTTCAATGGGGGGAAGCTTTCGAACGATAGAGCAAACGTTTTACTGATGTGAAGGGAAAGGAGGGGTTCTTTATGAAAAGTATTTCGCGGATCAGGAAGATGCTTTCACTCTCTGAGAATGGTGTTCCGGTCATATCGGTCTACTTTCCCGTCCCCCCCGGAAAAGAGTCCCGCAAGATCAGAAAGAAGATTTCCAAGAACATCGCCAAAGAGATATTTCGAAGGGCCGCATCGAAGGGGTTCGATTTGAAATCCGTCGAGGAGCACATGCTGGTGCTGTACGATCTTTTTGAGGAAATCGTTCTGGACAAGAGGGGGCAGCTGACCCACGTTCTCTTTCTGTCCCCCCACTTTTCCGGCGTCGAGCGGTTCGAGATCAACGCGGAACTTCCCCCTCTCGCCGTCGTTGACACCCTGCCCTTTCTCTCCCCTCTCGTGATGGCCCTCGAGGAGAGAGCCCCCTATCTGTTCCTCTTCCTCGACGGAAGCGGGGGGAGGCTCTCGCTCTACTCGGGCGAGAAGCTCACGACCCTCTGGGAAGAGAAGGGGGATGTGCCGAAGAAGGTGCGCTACGGGGGGTGGTACGGCCTCGAATCGTCCCGCATGAACCGGCACGTCGAGGGGTCCCAGCAGAAGCTCGTAAGGGACCTGGTCTCGAAGTGCCAGGACGAGGTGAAGAGGAACAGGCCGGAAGGGCTGATCCTGCTGGCTTCGTCGAACGTCTACTCCCACGCGGCCGAAATCCTGGAGAAGGAGTTTTCTGACCTCTTCGTCAGGAGCCTGAACGTGGAGATTTCTCACTACACCGGGAAAGCGGCCGAGAGCGCTGTTCGGGACCTGCTCGCAAAGCTTCGCTCCGAGCGGGAAGAGGAGGAGATGAGAACCGTCATCGAAGGGGGAACGGCGGGGGCACCCCCGCTTGTGCTCATAGATGACATTCTCGACGCGCTGCGTGAAGGGAAGGTGCAGAAGGTGATGCTGAAAAAGGGGGCGGACTTTTCCCTGGACCTGTGTGAGAAATGTCTGTTGACATCTCGATCGGCAGCCACCTGCCCTATCTGCGGTGAACAAACGAGGCGTGGCGTAAACGTGGCGGAAGCGATAATCCGCCTGGCCCTGCAGACGGGGGCCGAGGTAAAGTTCCTGTCAAGGATGGAATTGCCGGAATCGGCCAGGGCCGCTGCATCACTGCGCTACACAGCCTGAAGAAGATTTGTCGCGGGGGTTGCCCGGAGCGTTCGAACGTTCAGAAACTTTCGTTCCCGCAAACCGTCGGTTTCCATCACGTGGTTTTTTTTCTGGACAAGAGAGGCTCTCCGGGTTTCTCATCCCGCTGGGAAATGCGCGTTGCGGACCGGAGGTAACGGGCCGGTTCTTCCTGTAAAAACACGTGAGGAGGGTTGGTCATGGGGATCAAAGGGCTGTCAGATCTGAGTCTCGAAGGAAAGAGGGTTCTGGTCAGGGTTGATTTCAACGTGCCCATCGATAAGAAGGGGAGGGTGTCCGACGACACCCGAATCAGGGCTGCCCTTCCGACGATCACCTATCTTCGTGACCGTGGTTGCCCTGTCGTCTTGATGTCCCATCTCGGAAGGCCGAAGGGAAAGCCGAACAGCGCCCTGACCCTCGCTCCCGTGGCGGCAAGGCTGGGCAGACTCCTTCGGACGAAGGTGCGATTCCCGGGCGATGTGGTCGGCGAGAGGGTGAGAAGGGAGGTGAGCGCCCTGAAAGGGGGCGAGGTGCTTCTCTTAGAGAACCTGCGCTTCTACCCGGGTGAGGAGAAAAACGACGTGGGTTTCGGAAAGGAGCTCGCCGCGTACGGGGAGGTTTTCGTGAACGACGCCTTCGGAACGGCACACCGGGCCCACGCCTCCAACAGCGCCGTTGCCGGGCTCTTCGAGCAGAGGGCGGCGGGATTTCTGATTCAGGACGAAATGGAGTACTTCGGACGGGCCCTCAAGAACCCGGTGCGGCCTCTCGTGGCGGTATTCGGGGGGGTGAAAATATCCGGGAAGATCCAGGCATTGAACACCGTCATGAAAAAGGTGGATAAGGTGCTGATCGGCGGCGCCATGGCCAACACGTTTTTCGTAGCCATGGGCTATCCCGTGGGGAAGTCGATCTACGAGCAGGATATGGTGGATGTGGCGGCGAAGGTGCTGAGGGATTCGCGCAGGAGAAAGGTGAAGCTGTTCCTCCCCGTCGACGTCGTGGTGGCGTCTGAACTCACGGACAGGGCGCAAAGCTTTATCACCACCGTCCAGGAGATCCCCGGGGATATGATGGCCCTCGATACGGGACCCGCCACGAGGCTGCTCTTCAGGGAGGCGATCGCCGATGCGGGGACCATCGTGTGGAACGGCCCGATGGGGGCCTTCGAGGTCGATTCCTTCTCCCGGGGAACCTACGCCCTCATCGATGACCTGGCGTCCTCACATGCCCTCACGATCGTGGGCGGGGGAGATACGGACACGGCCCTTCACAAAACGGGGATGTTCGACAGGATGTCATACGTGTCGACGGGAGGAGGTGCCTTCCTCGAGCTTCTGGAGGGGAAGAACCTGCCGGGGATCGAGGCCCTCCGATAGGCCGGACAGGGTAAGAATATCAGTGGTGGTCATGTCCTCCGCTGTGACCGTGTGTGTGGTCGTGTGACAGGTGTTCGAGCCTGTGGGTCTCTTCCTCCATGTAGGCAATCAGCGCCTCGATATCGACTTTGCTCAGCCGCAGGTTGGGCATGGGGACGTTGTTGTACTCGGCCAGGAGGGCGGTGGCGATCGGGTCTTTCTCTTCCAGCATCTTGTCGGGCTCAGCCAGCCAGCGTACCAGCCATGCTCGGTCCCGGTTCCGGGTAACCCCGAAGAGGTTTGGGCCGATAGGCCTCCTTCCTGATGCTTTGACTTCCTTTGCCTCGATATTGTGGCAGGAGGCACACCGGGTCCGGAAGATGCTCTCTCCCTTCGAGATCTTCCGAAGTTTCGGGGCCTTCGCGTAGTCCAGATCCTTCCTGGGGGGGAGCTTCCAGTTGTGAAGCCAGCTTCCGATCCGGGTGGCCAGGACGTAGGGGTTTTCGAAGGGCGACCCTCTCATCCACTTGCCCGTTTTCTGATTGCCGATGACGAGGTTCAGGCTGTGGCTCGCCAGGTCCTCGTTCTCGTCTGCTTCGCTGTACACGCCGAGCTTCTTCCGGAGCAGGGTGATATCCTCCTTCTTTCCCGTGAGGAACAGCCATCCGGGGCCCACCTCGAACTTCTCCGCGTACTCCCTGAGCACCCCGGGGGTATCGTGTTCCGGGTCGATGGTGATCGAGTACATGAAGACGTCGTCTCCGACCCGGTCCCCCAGGATCTTCTGGACCTCCCGCAGCTGGGCAGTCTCCAGCGGGCACGAGTCGGGACAGCTGGTGAAGATGAAATTGATCACCACCACTTTGCCCTCGACGAGGTCGTCGAAGAACCGCACGGTATTCCCTTCATGGGTGGTGAGCGAAACGTCGGGGAAGTAGTCTTTCCCCCACGGTGCATCGCCACTTGTGGACGATCGGGACGGCACTCCGGATACTGTCATGACGGTTGCGACGAGTAAAACCAGCATGCCCGTCAGGTACTTTGTCCCCATAGGCTCTTCTCCCCGGATCTTCGATTTTATGTGTATCCCGGGAGGGGTGGTAGAACACCCCCCCCGGGTATTACCCGTGAATCATCCGTCAGTTGGTGGATGGCCCCACACCGTCGCCGCTCCTGAACGTGGGGAGCGCAACGGAGTCCACGTACTCGACCCCGTCCCAGGTCGGGAGTGGAGTCGGCATCAGCTCGACCTGGCCCGGATGCTCCAGGTCCCAACGGAGCAGCATGGCGTGGTCCTCATGCGTTGTGTTGTGGCAGTGCTCCATGTATGTTCCCGCGAACTCCCTGAACCGGATTGCGATTTCGACGCTATCGGTGCTGTCGTCCATCCGTCCGATCCGATAGACGTCCTTTCTGGCCCACTTCTCCCACTCAGGGGGTGCTTCACCTCCCCGGGTGAGTATTACCCCCTCTTCGAAGTGGACGTGGACCGGGTGGCTCCAGCCTCCGTTTCCTTCGATGCTCCAGATCTCCAGCGTGCCGTCCCCGCTGAAGCCTGCATCGGTAGGTCCGTTGGCGAGCTGGGGAGACGCAGAAATTCGCCTGGGATCCATGGCGAATCCGCCTCCTCCATCCGTCTTTATGGTCCACGGGGCCTCGTCGGTCCCGCTCGAGCGTCCGAACTCGAAGGTCCGGTGACGAGCAGCGGCCAGCTTCACCTGATCGGCCGGATCGTCCCGATCGATCGTAAGGGGTATCATCTTCTTTCCCCCCGGTTCGTATTCGCCGGGATCCATGCTCGGGTCGTTCCCGGAGTACGGGTACACCCTGAATTCAAGGAACTTCCCCACGGCCGGGTCGCCGTCGACCCAGCGGTCGGGCACTCCGTCCCCGTCATCGTCTTCGAGTTTGGCCCTGTAGTTTTCGGACAGAACGTCCTCGAGGGAGATCCTGCCCTCGGGCCGTCTCCCGTTTTTGTGCTCGAGTATGTTTACCAAGTATAACTTATCTCCCGGTTCGATTCCATGTTTGCTGAAGTCCACGATGATGTCGTAGCGCTCCGCGATGGCCTGGGTCGGGAGTATACCCTTGTGGTCGAGGAGACTGCCATCGCCGTTGAGATCCATGGTCCCGTCAAAGGGTACGGCGTGCTCCATGATGTTCCCGTCGTTGGCGATCATGTGGAAGGGCACCCGGTTGTAGGAGACCCTGGAGTCCTTCGGCCCGGGAATCTCTCCACCCCTTCCCTGAACCTGCTTAACCAGGGCGAAGGTGAAGTAGCGGGCAACAGAGCCGTTCAGGATGCGCAAGCGGTACCGTCGGGCCCGGACCTTGAGGTAGGGGTGGTAGAGCCAGTTGACGAGCACGTGGTCCCCCAGGAACCCGTCGAGGTTGAAGATGTTGTACCACTGCTGGCCCTCCCGGTCCCAGGCCTTGTCGGCGATCATCAGGTTGACGTCGTAGTCCCGGTTGCCCCAGGGCAGGGCGGTGCCGCTCGGCAGCCGGAGGTTGACCCCGTCCTCGAAGTCCTCCTTGCCCCGGTCAAGGGCGCTGTAGTAGTTCATCATCACCGCGTTTCCCTTGTACACGTTCTGGGCGGTGAAATCGAGCATGTGGTCGTGGAACCAGTGAGTGCTCATGGTCTCCCGCCAATCGCCCCTGATCCTGATGGACCCGTTCTCGCAGCTCTTCCTCCCCGGGTTTTTACCATACACGTAGAGCGTTTCACCGGGGGAACAGGGAAAAGCCGCCCTGGGGTCGGTCGCATCGGTGTTGATGGTGTCGTACCCGGCGAGCTGCAGTGGCCAGCGGTAGTCGTAGAACTGCCCCGGGAAGAAGAACGCGTTGGTGTAGCCGTCGCTCTCGGCCGGGGTGTGGCCGTTGTGCTCGTGGGTCGAGATGGTGTGGAGACCGAACCCGCGGTTGGCCGCCGGGTCGATGGGCAGTGCGTTGTAGTGGCGCATCAGGACCGGCTGTCCGTAACGCACGGAAAGGAGCTTTGGTGGGAGCGTTCCGTCGAAGGTCCAGAGGGCCTTGTGGTCCTGGACGGGCATGTTCGGGTGAAACCGGACTTCGAGTCCCTCCGTGGTTCCCTTGATTCTCGGCGTACCCGGGATCGAGGATTCGTACACGGTGTGATAGAGCCCGCCGGAGCCGAATTCTCCGAGACGGTAACCGTGTTTCTGCCTTCTGTCCCTCCACCCGCTGTTCACGTGAGCTCCCGCCTGGGCGGTCGCGTAGTGCACCTCGGGGTAGAATTCGTTCCACCGCTGGTGGGCCCAGCCCCGTCCCGGCGGACGGCCCTCGGCTGGAGGGGTATCGAGGGGGCGTCCGAGGAACGCTTCGATCTCCGATTTCCAGGGGTTCTCATCCAGGGTGTTCGCGTATTCCGTGGGGAAAGGGGCAATCCCGTCCTGGTCGAGAAATTCCGCGAGGGCTTCGGGTGCGGGACCGCTCCGTGCGGGGTTATCCGGATCCTGCTCCGGGTATGGTCCTGTCGTGGGGACCGGGAAGCCGATGGCAGGGGCCGGCCCGGCTGGATCGAGCGGATCCGTGCCGAATGATTCGAACCGGAGCATCTGCTGGGTAAACGACGTGGCCCCGAAGAGCGGGCTCGGCCTGCTGTTGGTGGGAACGTTGAATTTCCCCCCCGACTGCTCCTCCTCTTCCGGCACGGAATTGTTTTCCCCCGCGTCACGGAACGTGCCCGTGGCGCCTCCTTCGAAAGCCCCTTCGTTGGCATGGGGGAGGGTGGCGAGGAAATCGTCTGCATACTCGAGCCCGATCAGAGGCCCGGTGAATGCAGAGGGATCTCCAGGGGGGGGCGGGCCGAAGAAATCGAGTGTTGCCGCGAGAGCAAGTGATGTCATGAGAACCCCGAGTGGTATGGATGCGATTGAGAGGGCGGCCTTTTTGATCGATCCGGACGCGACCTCGTTTGTATCGGGTGTGTTGTTCTTCATTCGGAATTATCCTCCTCAGCGTCCACTAACGTGGCGCTTCATGTGTTGAACTCGTGAGTTCAAACGGCTGATTTCGACTGAGCTGGTCGGGAGGCGCGAACCATCACCGCAACATGCTGTGTAACTCGCACTTTTCGGGTTGGATCTATTACTGAACAGAAGGCACCGTATAGAGTGATACGGTGAACCTTGTCTGACATCTCCCAACTCCACAATCGAGAAGTATTATCGCTATCTCATCCATTAAGATTTGCCCTATCCGGGTCAGGATTCATTTTTCGTTCTTTTTTTGGGGGGTTGATTCACTTTTTTCGTTCCTTTGGCCTCTCCGTGGAGGGAAAAGGGCCGGGTACTGCATCATGGGCCTGAGATACCGCTGTCGCTGGGAATTAGGCGAGTTCAGGGGTTCGGGTGCAGGGTTTCAAACTCTGAGGGCGTTCCAACCCCCCGACCGTGTGTCACACGCTGCTCGCCCAGTGGATCAGGTTGAAGAGGGTGTGAAGGAGCGCCGGGGTGTAGACCTCACCCGTTTTGTGACGCAGGAACCCAAGCGAGATCCCGGGCAGGAAGGTCAGAAAGCGGATCAGGGAAAATCCGATCACGATGTGGGTAATCGAGAACAGGATCGACGTCACGATAATTTTTGTCTGCGCGCTGCCTTCTATCCTGTCGAACAGAAAACCCCGGAAAAAAAACTCCTCCGGCAGGGCAACGACGATCAGTGAGGTAAGCCAGAACTTCATGGACCCGCTTGTTGTGAGGAGGTGGAACTTCTCGGGGTAAAATTGCCCGCCTCCCAGCTTCACGTACGCCACGTACAGGGCAATCGATGCCCCGGCGACGGCAGGGAACCAGCAGAGGGAGGCAAGAATACCCTTCCCCTTGAGAAAAACCATCTTTTCTCCCCGGTACCAGTAGTATATGCACGGCGTATACAGCAGGATCACCCCCGTGAACAGGGAGGACAGGCTACCCGTCAAGCCGGAGAAAGAGGGGGATATCGCTTTGATGGCCACGGTGACGGCGAGCCAGATCAGGTAGGGTTTCAGCTTCTCGGAAACGTGTATCGGCATGGCCCTTATTTTAGACGGGACCGACGATTTCGAAAAGTTCGGGAAATGTATCGATGATGTGGTCCGGGGGGTGCAGCGCAAAGTCTCTGGCGCCCAGGCCGTACCCTGCCCCGACGACTTCCACACCCGAGCCCCGGCCCGCGAGCACGTCGTTGATGGAGTCCCCCACGATGACCGCCTCCCCGGGTCGTGTGCCCGTTTCTTCGAGGATGCGGAGGACCCCCCGGGGATCGGGCTTCTTCATCCCGGGGGAGTCTCCTCCGACGGCGGGGTCGAACAGGGCATCGAGGCTCAGGTCGCTGAGGATGATTTCTGTCAGGTAGAGCGGTTTGTTCGTCAGGAGGGCGAACCGGAAGCTCCCCTCGTGGTATTTCAGCGCTTCCTGCACGCCGGGGTAGACGGTGGTCGTGTCCAGGAGATGCTGCTCGTAGTGCCTGAGGAAGATGTTCAGGGCGTCTCCGAGGAGACGCTGCCCTTCCTTGCCGAGGCCCTCCTCTATGAGAATGGAGACACCGTTGCCCACCCGGGAAAGTATCGTATTAAGAGGCAGCGGTTTGCTCCCCAGGTATCTGAGAGTGTGGTTTATCGAGCCGGCAAGGTCGTGGCCTGAATCGACGAGCGTGCCGTCGAGATCGAATATGATGAGTTTTTTGTACATCCTCTTCATCGAAAGCGGAGCCCTCCGCTGCAATGTGCGCCTTCCCCTGTTTTTTTCACCCCGTTCCCTCTTTCTCGATGAGGCCCCTTATGGTGCTTCTCAGGTCATCGAGCCGGAACGGCTTGGGCAGAATGCCCGCCCCTCCCTCGGCCGCTATCCTCTCCCCGGGTATCGAATCGGCCCGGCCGCTGATGAGAAGAACGGGGGCACTGACCCCTATCTCTTTCATCCTTGCAAGGAGCTCCCAGCCGGTTAGCCCGGGCATGGTGATGTCCGTAATGATGATATCGAATTTCTTCCGGCCCGCGATTTCGATCGCTTCCTTCGGGGAAACCGTCGCGGTGACACGGTGGCCGATCAGTTCGATCATCTCCTTGAGGACGTCGAGCACGTCCTTTTCGTCGTCCACGATGAGAATGTCGAGACTCCGATTCCGTGGGGCCTTCACGTTTTCTCCCGTTCCATCTATTTTTGCATCCTCCGATCCTTTGCCCCCCTCATCCCTCCGGGGAGGCCCATTCCCGAGGCTCCTGCCGTTTCCATGTTCGGTCTTCTCTTGGGGGTAAATCCCCCCTCCATGGTGCGCATTTTCTCCAGCGCGCTTCTGAATATGTTTCCCTTGATATCCTTTGTTTCCTTTTCGGCCTCTCTCAAAAAATTCTTCACCCACACCCTCTTCGACCGCTCGCCGTAGGGGCACATGCATTGCGACCAGGAAAATCCGAGCATGTTCACCAGGGAGACGATGCTCTTTTCGGGAACGAACAGGAGGGGTCTTATGATGGTCAGCCTGCCCCCGAACATTTCCTGCCGGGGTGCCATGGAGGCGAACTCGCCGTTGTAAAAGAGGTTCATGAGCGCTGTTTCGACGAAATCGTCCTGGTGATGGCCGAAGGCCACCCTGTCGAACCCGTGTGAGGTGGCATACTGGAAGATCGCCTTTCTCCTGTTCCAGGAGCAGATGAAACAATCGGGCTCCTGTCCCTCGGCCAGGCGGTCCCTGATCCGTATCCGGGAGATCTCCAGCGGGAGGTCGATGCTTTTCGCAAATTCCCTTATCCCGCTTTCCCTGGCGCACCCGCCGCAGGTGATGTCCGTTTTCACGTTGATGGCCGAAAGGGAAAATGCCTTGCCGTGCCAGGTGGCTATGTCGCGCAAAAGGTAAGCGAGGAGCGATGAGTCCTTGCCGCCGGACAGGGCAACGAGGACGCGGCTCTTGTCCTCGATCATCGAGAACCGCGAAATTGCGGCAAGCGTCTGCGACACGACCTGCTGTTTCTGCTTCTTGCGGGCCCTGCTCATGATAGTGACTCCCCGAAGATGTATTCCCCCGCCTGGCGGAGAAACCTGTCAACCCCATAATCTAAATAAGGTTGACAGCCGCCGCTATTTTCTGAAAAGATATTCCGATAATAATAGGGCAGAGCTATCTCCGCAACAGGGGGTTTACGCTAAACAATCTACCATAACGGGGGGATTCATGAGAGATTTTCTCCTTTCAATCGAGAGGAAGGCGGTAAATGGCGAGGGAATCGGTTTTGACGAGGCCCTCTCGGTCCTTGCCGTCGGTAAGGATTGGATTTTCGATCTCATCGGCGTGACGGAACGGGTAAAGAGCGCTTTCATCGGCAACAGGGTGAGGCTCTGCTCGATCGTCAANNNNNNNNNNNNNNNNNNNNNNNNTCGAAGATAGAGAAGTACCCCCTCCTTCGGGCAGAGGAAATAGTTAAGAGGGCGAGAGCCGCGAAAGAGGATGGTGCGAGGGAGTTTTCCATCGTCACCTCCGGGCCGGGCCTCAGGAAGAGGGAAGAAATCGAGGTGATCGGAGCCGCTATCGAGGAGATAAGCGGAAAGCTCGGGCTCGAGACCTGTGTGAGCGTTGGGATCGTGTCGAGGGAGACGATCGAATATTTCAGGGCAAAAGGCCTGAAAAGCTTCCACCACAACCTGGAGACCTCGCGGGCCTTTTTCCCGAACGTCTGCACGACGCACGATTACGAAGAGGACGTTGAGACCGTGAGGGATGCGAAGAGAGCGGGGCTGTGGGTCTGTTGCGGAGGCATTTTCGGCCTGGGTGAGTCGGACAGGGACAGGGTGGATCTGGCGATGACCCTGAGGGAACTGGATGTCGACTCGATTCCCCTGAATTTTTTGAACCCGATTCCGGGAACCCCCGACGCGGGAAAAGACGAGCTCGACCCCTTTACCTGCCTGAAGATCATCGCCATGATGCGGCTCGTCAACCCGAGGAAGGAAATTATCGTGTGCGGCGGCAGGGAGGTGAATCTCAGGGACCTGCAGTGCCTGATCTTTCCTGCCGGGGCGTCGGGGACCATGCTGGGGAATTACCTCACCACCCGCGGGCGGCCGATGGAGGATGACATCAAGATGCTGGAGGACCTCGGTCTCGACTGGAAGGGAGAAGGGTTCCATGGCGGATGACTTCAGGGCTGACCTCGAAGGTGAGCTCGAATCGATCAAGAGACGGG
Protein-coding sequences here:
- a CDS encoding c-type cytochrome, with the translated sequence MGTKYLTGMLVLLVATVMTVSGVPSRSSTSGDAPWGKDYFPDVSLTTHEGNTVRFFDDLVEGKVVVINFIFTSCPDSCPLETAQLREVQKILGDRVGDDVFMYSITIDPEHDTPGVLREYAEKFEVGPGWLFLTGKKEDITLLRKKLGVYSEADENEDLASHSLNLVIGNQKTGKWMRGSPFENPYVLATRIGSWLHNWKLPPRKDLDYAKAPKLRKISKGESIFRTRCASCHNIEAKEVKASGRRPIGPNLFGVTRNRDRAWLVRWLAEPDKMLEEKDPIATALLAEYNNVPMPNLRLSKVDIEALIAYMEEETHRLEHLSHDHTHGHSGGHDHH
- a CDS encoding multicopper oxidase domain-containing protein; the protein is MKNNTPDTNEVASGSIKKAALSIASIPLGVLMTSLALAATLDFFGPPPPGDPSAFTGPLIGLEYADDFLATLPHANEGAFEGGATGTFRDAGENNSVPEEEEQSGGKFNVPTNSRPSPLFGATSFTQQMLRFESFGTDPLDPAGPAPAIGFPVPTTGPYPEQDPDNPARSGPAPEALAEFLDQDGIAPFPTEYANTLDENPWKSEIEAFLGRPLDTPPAEGRPPGRGWAHQRWNEFYPEVHYATAQAGAHVNSGWRDRRQKHGYRLGEFGSGGLYHTVYESSIPGTPRIKGTTEGLEVRFHPNMPVQDHKALWTFDGTLPPKLLSVRYGQPVLMRHYNALPIDPAANRGFGLHTISTHEHNGHTPAESDGYTNAFFFPGQFYDYRWPLQLAGYDTINTDATDPRAAFPCSPGETLYVYGKNPGRKSCENGSIRIRGDWRETMSTHWFHDHMLDFTAQNVYKGNAVMMNYYSALDRGKEDFEDGVNLRLPSGTALPWGNRDYDVNLMIADKAWDREGQQWYNIFNLDGFLGDHVLVNWLYHPYLKVRARRYRLRILNGSVARYFTFALVKQVQGRGGEIPGPKDSRVSYNRVPFHMIANDGNIMEHAVPFDGTMDLNGDGSLLDHKGILPTQAIAERYDIIVDFSKHGIEPGDKLYLVNILEHKNGRRPEGRISLEDVLSENYRAKLEDDDGDGVPDRWVDGDPAVGKFLEFRVYPYSGNDPSMDPGEYEPGGKKMIPLTIDRDDPADQVKLAAARHRTFEFGRSSGTDEAPWTIKTDGGGGFAMDPRRISASPQLANGPTDAGFSGDGTLEIWSIEGNGGWSHPVHVHFEEGVILTRGGEAPPEWEKWARKDVYRIGRMDDSTDSVEIAIRFREFAGTYMEHCHNTTHEDHAMLLRWDLEHPGQVELMPTPLPTWDGVEYVDSVALPTFRSGDGVGPSTN
- the bioB gene encoding biotin synthase BioB; protein product: SKIEKYPLLRAEEIVKRARAAKEDGAREFSIVTSGPGLRKREEIEVIGAAIEEISGKLGLETCVSVGIVSRETIEYFRAKGLKSFHHNLETSRAFFPNVCTTHDYEEDVETVRDAKRAGLWVCCGGIFGLGESDRDRVDLAMTLRELDVDSIPLNFLNPIPGTPDAGKDELDPFTCLKIIAMMRLVNPRKEIIVCGGREVNLRDLQCLIFPAGASGTMLGNYLTTRGRPMEDDIKMLEDLGLDWKGEGFHGG
- a CDS encoding biotin synthase BioB — protein: MRDFLLSIERKAVNGEGIGFDEALSVLAVGKDWIFDLIGVTERVKSAFIGNRVRLCSIV
- the pgk gene encoding phosphoglycerate kinase — encoded protein: MGIKGLSDLSLEGKRVLVRVDFNVPIDKKGRVSDDTRIRAALPTITYLRDRGCPVVLMSHLGRPKGKPNSALTLAPVAARLGRLLRTKVRFPGDVVGERVRREVSALKGGEVLLLENLRFYPGEEKNDVGFGKELAAYGEVFVNDAFGTAHRAHASNSAVAGLFEQRAAGFLIQDEMEYFGRALKNPVRPLVAVFGGVKISGKIQALNTVMKKVDKVLIGGAMANTFFVAMGYPVGKSIYEQDMVDVAAKVLRDSRRRKVKLFLPVDVVVASELTDRAQSFITTVQEIPGDMMALDTGPATRLLFREAIADAGTIVWNGPMGAFEVDSFSRGTYALIDDLASSHALTIVGGGDTDTALHKTGMFDRMSYVSTGGGAFLELLEGKNLPGIEALR
- a CDS encoding response regulator, with the protein product MKAPRNRSLDILIVDDEKDVLDVLKEMIELIGHRVTATVSPKEAIEIAGRKKFDIIITDITMPGLTGWELLARMKEIGVSAPVLLISGRADSIPGERIAAEGGAGILPKPFRLDDLRSTIRGLIEKEGTG
- a CDS encoding HAD-IA family hydrolase — its product is MKRMYKKLIIFDLDGTLVDSGHDLAGSINHTLRYLGSKPLPLNTILSRVGNGVSILIEEGLGKEGQRLLGDALNIFLRHYEQHLLDTTTVYPGVQEALKYHEGSFRFALLTNKPLYLTEIILSDLSLDALFDPAVGGDSPGMKKPDPRGVLRILEETGTRPGEAVIVGDSINDVLAGRGSGVEVVGAGYGLGARDFALHPPDHIIDTFPELFEIVGPV
- a CDS encoding CPBP family intramembrane metalloprotease, whose protein sequence is MPIHVSEKLKPYLIWLAVTVAIKAISPSFSGLTGSLSSLFTGVILLYTPCIYYWYRGEKMVFLKGKGILASLCWFPAVAGASIALYVAYVKLGGGQFYPEKFHLLTTSGSMKFWLTSLIVVALPEEFFFRGFLFDRIEGSAQTKIIVTSILFSITHIVIGFSLIRFLTFLPGISLGFLRHKTGEVYTPALLHTLFNLIHWASSV